A region of Peromyscus maniculatus bairdii isolate BWxNUB_F1_BW_parent chromosome 7, HU_Pman_BW_mat_3.1, whole genome shotgun sequence DNA encodes the following proteins:
- the LOC102912308 gene encoding olfactory receptor 8B8-like, which produces MAVANGSLVMEFILLGITEEPDLQVPLFLLFLVIYLVTTLGNLTLIILIVLNSHLHTPMYFFLFNLSLIDLCYSSVITPKMLMNFLVKKNVISYMGCMTQLYLFCFFGISECYVLTAMAYDRYVAICNPLLYNIAMSPKVCFYLMLGSYLMGFSGAMIHTGFMLRLTFCDGNTINHYFCDLLPLLQLSCTSTYVNEMELFIVVGKDIVVPTSVIFTSYGFILCTILQVRSTESKYKAFSTCSSHLFAVSLFFGSSIFMYLQPSSAGSMNEGKISSIFYTILVPMMNPLIYSLRNKDVKVALRKTLSRTMY; this is translated from the coding sequence ATGGCTGTGGCAAATGGCTCATTAGTGATGGAATTCATACTCTTGGGGATAACAGAAGAGCCTGACCTCCAAGTACCCCTCTTCTTACTCTTTCTAGTAATATATCTGGTAACCACATTAGGAAATTTGACCTTGATCATTCTAATTGTGCTGAACTCTCACCTTCACACccccatgtactttttcctctTTAACTTGTCCCTCATAGACCTCTGCTATTCTTCAGTGATTACACCCAAAATGCTGATGAACTTCCTAGTAAAGAAGAATGTTATCTCTTACATGGGCTGCATGACCCAGCTCtacttattttgcttttttggcATTTCTGAATGTTACGTGCTGACAGCAATGGCCTATGATCGCTACGTGGCTATCTGCAATCCACTCTTGTATAACATTGCTATGTCCCCTAAGGTGTGCTTCTATCTTATGCTTGGTTCATATTTGATGGGGTTTTCTGGTGCCATGATCCACACTGGTTTCATGCTTCGACTGACCTTCTGTGATGGAAACACCATCAACCACTACTTCTGTGACCTCCTCCCTTTGCTGCAGCTCTCCTGCACCAGCACCTATGTCAATGAGATGGAGCTGTTTATTGTAGTAGGAAAGGACATTGTTGTTCCTACTTCCGTCATTTTTACTTCCTATGGCTTCATTCTTTGCACCATACTCCAGGTAAGGTCCACTGAGAGCAAATACAAAGCCTTCAGTACCTGCAGTTCACATTTATTTGCAGTTTCTCTGTTTTTTGGATCAAGCATATTTATGTATCTTCAGCCCTCCTCAGCTGGGTCTATGAATGAGGGgaaaatttcttccattttttataCTATCCTGGTTCCCATGATGAATCCCTTAATCTACAGCTTGAGGAACAAAGATGTTAAAGTTGCCCTAAGAAAAACCCTGAGTAGGACAATGTATTGA